A single region of the Streptococcus macedonicus ACA-DC 198 genome encodes:
- a CDS encoding LSU ribosomal protein L33p produces MAQKKASLACTECGSRNYSIGVSSNPKPVRLEVNKFCKHCKKYTLHKETR; encoded by the coding sequence ATGGCACAGAAAAAAGCAAGTTTAGCTTGTACAGAATGTGGAAGCCGTAACTACTCTATTGGAGTTAGTAGTAATCCAAAGCCTGTACGACTAGAAGTTAATAAATTTTGTAAACATTGTAAAAAATACACGCTACATAAAGAAACACGTTAA
- a CDS encoding Preprotein translocase subunit SecE: protein MAFVKGVFTILKDTTWPNRKQRWKDFISVLEYTAFFTIVIFIFDKLLSLGVTDLLNRF, encoded by the coding sequence GTGGCATTCGTTAAGGGAGTTTTTACGATTTTAAAAGATACAACATGGCCAAATCGTAAACAACGTTGGAAAGATTTTATTTCTGTACTTGAATATACAGCATTCTTTACCATTGTTATTTTCATTTTTGATAAATTGCTCTCACTCGGAGTGACAGATTTATTGAATCGTTTTTAA
- the pbpF gene encoding Multimodular transpeptidase-transglycosylase — protein sequence MAKLKMIKEKILSLFNNIKERIPSHNHSKRNSSEEELSGVTVNEFETEKTEEKEATPMYQRSKGHHEKVKKLPAWVQKISRFMPSTKNPIRRFWRRYRIGKILLILTGISVLAIGSYLYFVAKSTNVSDLQDALKATTVIYDQNGDQVGSLSGQKGTYVELDAISDNMKNAVIATEDRTFYENSGINYSRFFLALFTLGHFGGGSTITQQLAKNAYLSQEQTITRKAKEFFLALELTKKYTKDEILTMYLNNAYFGNSVWGIEDASQKYFGTSAANLTIEQSAILAGMLKGPEIYNPYYSIENATNRRNTVLSVMVDAGKITQEEADEAEQVDISSELNDTYTGTSDDYQYASYFDAVIQEAEETYGLSEDDIVNNGYKIYTELDQNYQANMQAVFDNTYYFPTSDYDGESAQGASVAMDPSTGAVRGLVGRVSSTSATFRSFNYATQASRSPGSTIKPLVVYSPAVASGYSITTELPNTVQDYNGYAPTNYGGIETDDLPMYQALANSYNIPAVYLLNEIGISKGISYGKKFGINMDNVSEELGIALGGGVTTNPLEMAQAYSTFANDGVMPKAHLITKIENASGDVIAEFKQSNKRVISQFVADKMTSMMLGTFSNGSAINANAYGYTMAGKTGTVEASFNEDLTSDQWVIGYTPDVVIAQWIGYDLTDENHYLTDASSGTASTIFSAVASSILPYTAGTEFTVENAYSQNGYDLVYSTDDSTDTSSSSSSSSSNSILDKVQESAQNAGDTIGRAVKDTWDSFSSWFNSQKN from the coding sequence ATGGCAAAATTAAAAATGATTAAAGAAAAAATTCTTTCTTTGTTTAATAACATCAAGGAGAGAATACCTTCTCACAATCACAGTAAGCGTAACTCATCTGAGGAGGAGTTATCAGGCGTTACTGTTAATGAATTTGAAACAGAAAAAACAGAAGAAAAAGAAGCAACACCAATGTATCAGCGAAGCAAAGGACACCACGAAAAGGTGAAAAAATTACCTGCTTGGGTGCAAAAAATCTCTCGCTTTATGCCCTCCACCAAAAATCCAATCCGACGTTTCTGGCGTCGCTACCGTATTGGAAAAATTCTGCTTATTTTAACAGGAATTAGTGTTTTAGCGATTGGTTCTTACCTTTACTTTGTCGCCAAATCAACGAATGTTTCGGATTTGCAAGATGCTTTGAAAGCAACAACTGTTATCTATGACCAAAATGGTGACCAAGTCGGTTCGCTTTCAGGTCAAAAAGGAACGTATGTTGAATTAGATGCTATCAGTGATAACATGAAAAATGCGGTTATTGCAACCGAGGACCGAACTTTCTATGAAAATAGCGGGATTAATTATTCACGTTTTTTCTTGGCTCTGTTCACCCTTGGGCACTTTGGTGGTGGTTCGACAATCACCCAGCAATTAGCTAAAAATGCTTATCTGAGTCAAGAACAGACAATCACCCGAAAAGCTAAGGAATTCTTCCTCGCGCTCGAGTTAACCAAAAAATACACCAAAGATGAAATCTTGACCATGTATCTGAACAATGCTTATTTTGGAAATTCGGTCTGGGGGATTGAGGACGCAAGTCAAAAATATTTTGGCACCAGCGCAGCAAATTTAACCATTGAACAATCAGCGATTCTTGCTGGGATGTTGAAAGGTCCTGAAATTTACAATCCTTATTATTCTATTGAAAATGCGACAAATCGTCGTAATACGGTCCTAAGTGTTATGGTTGATGCTGGTAAAATCACGCAGGAAGAGGCTGATGAAGCTGAGCAAGTTGATATTTCCAGCGAGCTTAACGATACCTACACAGGAACTTCTGACGATTACCAATACGCTTCTTATTTTGATGCGGTTATTCAGGAAGCTGAAGAAACATATGGCTTATCAGAAGATGATATTGTCAATAATGGCTATAAAATCTACACAGAGCTTGACCAAAATTATCAAGCCAATATGCAGGCTGTTTTTGATAATACGTATTACTTCCCAACATCAGATTATGACGGTGAAAGTGCCCAAGGCGCAAGTGTTGCTATGGACCCATCAACGGGGGCTGTTCGTGGTCTGGTAGGGCGTGTTAGCTCAACCTCTGCAACCTTCCGAAGTTTCAACTATGCGACACAAGCATCACGTAGCCCTGGTTCAACCATCAAACCTCTGGTGGTTTATTCACCAGCGGTTGCCTCAGGTTATTCAATTACAACTGAATTGCCAAATACGGTTCAAGACTACAATGGCTATGCGCCAACAAACTATGGTGGCATTGAGACAGATGATTTGCCAATGTATCAAGCCTTGGCTAATTCTTATAATATTCCTGCTGTTTATCTCTTAAATGAAATTGGTATCAGTAAGGGAATTAGCTATGGTAAGAAATTTGGTATCAACATGGACAATGTCAGCGAGGAATTGGGTATTGCGCTCGGTGGTGGTGTCACAACGAATCCACTTGAAATGGCGCAAGCCTATTCAACCTTTGCTAATGATGGTGTGATGCCAAAAGCTCATTTGATTACCAAAATCGAAAATGCTAGCGGTGATGTGATTGCAGAATTTAAACAATCCAATAAACGTGTCATTAGCCAATTCGTCGCAGATAAGATGACAAGCATGATGCTCGGAACATTCTCAAACGGCTCTGCTATTAACGCTAATGCTTATGGATACACGATGGCAGGTAAGACAGGTACTGTGGAAGCAAGCTTCAATGAAGACTTGACAAGTGACCAATGGGTAATTGGCTATACGCCTGATGTTGTTATCGCTCAATGGATTGGTTATGATTTGACTGATGAAAATCACTACCTAACCGACGCAAGTTCGGGAACGGCATCGACTATTTTTAGTGCGGTAGCAAGTAGCATTTTACCATATACGGCAGGAACAGAGTTTACCGTCGAAAATGCTTATAGCCAGAATGGATACGATTTAGTTTATAGCACCGATGATTCAACAGATACAAGCAGTAGCAGTTCGTCATCAAGCTCTAACAGTATCCTTGATAAAGTGCAAGAATCCGCACAAAACGCTGGCGATACGATTGGACGAGCGGTTAAAGACACTTGGGATAGCTTCTCAAGTTGGTTTAACAGCCAGAAGAACTAA
- a CDS encoding ISSdy1, transposase OrfB, translating into MFHSDRGKEFDNQLIDEMLEAFGITRSLSQAGCPYDNAVAESTYRSFKLEFINQETFQSLEELALKTKDYVHWWNYHRIHGSLNYQTPMTKRIIAKKALYKNCSEKCCLFIPTL; encoded by the coding sequence TTGTTCCATTCTGATCGTGGCAAGGAGTTTGACAATCAGCTGATTGATGAGATGCTTGAAGCTTTTGGAATCACTCGTTCCCTCAGTCAAGCCGGTTGTCCCTATGATAATGCCGTCGCTGAAAGTACCTATCGTTCCTTCAAACTGGAGTTTATCAACCAAGAAACCTTTCAGTCATTAGAAGAATTAGCTCTCAAAACGAAAGATTATGTCCATTGGTGGAACTATCATCGCATTCATGGTAGTCTTAACTACCAAACTCCCATGACCAAACGAATTATCGCTAAAAAAGCACTTTATAAAAATTGTTCAGAAAAGTGTTGCCTTTTCATTCCAACTTTATAG
- the leuS gene encoding Leucyl-tRNA synthetase: protein MATYNHKEIEKKWQAYWADNHTFKTGTDADKPNFYALDMFPYPSGAGLHVGHPEGYTATDILSRFKRAQGYNVLHPMGWDAFGLPAEQYAMDTGNDPAEFTAQNIANFKRQINSLGFSYDWDREVNTTDPNYYKWTQWIFTKLYEKGLAYEAEVPVNWVEELGTAIANEEVLPDGTSERGGYPVVRKPMRQWMLKITAYAERLLEDLDDLDWPESIKDMQRNWIGKSTGANVTFKVKDTDKDFTVFTTRPDTLFGATYAVLAPEHPLVEAITIPEQAQAVADYKHQASLKSDLARTDLAKEKTGVWTGSYAINPVNGKEMPIWIADYVLVSYGTGAIMAVPAHDTRDWEFAKQFNLEIIPVLEGGNVEEEAYTEDGLHINSGFLDGLDKAQAIDKMVEWLEAEGVGNKKVTYRLRDWLFSRQRYWGEPIPIIHWEDGTTTAVPEDQLPLVLPVTKDIKPSGTGESPLANLTDWLEVTREDGVKGRRETNTMPQWAGSSWYFLRYIDPHNDEKLADEELLKAWLPVDIYIGGAEHAVLHLLYARFWHKFLYDLGVVPTKEPFQKLFNQGMILGTSYRDHRGVLVATDKVEKRDGSFFHIETGEELEQAPAKMSKSLKNVVNPDDVVERYGADTLRVYEMFMGPLDASIAWSEEGLEGSRKFLDRVYRLLTTKEIVAENNGNLDKVYNETVKAVTEQLEAMKFNTAIAQLMVFVNAANKEDKLFVDYAKGFVQLLAPFAPHLSEELWQTLTQSGESISYVAWPTWDEAKLVENNVEIVIQIKGKVRAKLVVPKDSSRQELEKLALANEKIQDEIAGKDIIKVIAVPNKLVNIVVK from the coding sequence ATGGCTACTTATAATCATAAAGAAATTGAGAAAAAATGGCAGGCCTATTGGGCTGATAATCATACGTTTAAAACAGGAACAGATGCTGATAAACCAAATTTTTATGCGTTGGATATGTTCCCTTACCCATCTGGAGCTGGTCTGCACGTAGGACATCCAGAAGGATACACTGCGACTGATATTCTTAGCCGTTTCAAACGTGCTCAAGGCTACAACGTTCTTCACCCAATGGGTTGGGATGCTTTCGGACTTCCTGCCGAACAATACGCAATGGATACAGGTAATGATCCAGCTGAATTTACAGCTCAAAACATTGCAAACTTTAAACGCCAAATCAACTCACTTGGTTTCTCATATGACTGGGATCGTGAGGTGAACACAACTGACCCTAACTACTACAAATGGACTCAGTGGATTTTCACAAAATTGTATGAAAAAGGTTTGGCATACGAAGCTGAAGTACCAGTTAACTGGGTTGAAGAATTAGGTACAGCTATCGCCAACGAAGAAGTGCTTCCGGACGGAACTTCAGAACGTGGTGGATATCCAGTTGTTCGTAAACCAATGCGTCAATGGATGCTTAAAATCACAGCTTACGCAGAACGTTTGCTTGAAGATTTGGATGATCTTGATTGGCCAGAATCAATCAAAGACATGCAACGTAACTGGATTGGTAAATCAACTGGTGCTAATGTTACTTTCAAAGTAAAAGATACTGATAAAGACTTCACTGTCTTTACAACTCGTCCAGATACACTATTTGGTGCAACTTACGCTGTTTTAGCTCCTGAACACCCACTTGTTGAAGCTATTACAATACCAGAACAAGCTCAAGCAGTTGCTGATTATAAACACCAAGCAAGCCTTAAATCAGACCTTGCTCGTACAGACCTTGCTAAAGAAAAAACAGGTGTTTGGACTGGTAGCTATGCAATCAACCCAGTAAACGGTAAAGAAATGCCAATCTGGATTGCTGACTATGTTCTTGTAAGCTACGGAACTGGTGCTATCATGGCTGTTCCTGCCCACGATACACGTGACTGGGAATTTGCAAAACAATTTAACCTAGAAATCATTCCAGTTCTTGAAGGTGGAAATGTTGAAGAAGAAGCTTACACAGAAGATGGACTTCACATCAACTCTGGTTTCCTAGATGGTCTTGATAAAGCGCAAGCTATTGACAAAATGGTCGAATGGCTTGAAGCAGAAGGTGTTGGTAATAAGAAAGTAACTTACCGTCTTCGTGACTGGCTCTTCTCACGTCAACGTTATTGGGGTGAACCAATCCCAATCATCCACTGGGAAGATGGTACAACAACAGCTGTTCCAGAAGATCAACTTCCACTTGTATTGCCAGTAACAAAAGATATCAAACCTTCAGGTACAGGTGAATCACCACTTGCTAACTTGACTGATTGGCTTGAAGTGACACGCGAAGACGGCGTTAAGGGTCGTCGTGAAACAAATACAATGCCTCAATGGGCTGGTTCAAGCTGGTACTTCTTGCGTTACATTGATCCACACAACGATGAAAAATTGGCTGATGAAGAGCTTCTAAAAGCTTGGTTGCCAGTTGATATCTACATCGGTGGTGCTGAACACGCTGTGCTTCACCTTCTTTATGCTCGTTTCTGGCATAAATTCCTTTATGATTTAGGTGTCGTTCCAACCAAAGAACCATTCCAAAAACTCTTTAACCAAGGGATGATTTTGGGAACAAGCTACCGCGATCACCGTGGTGTACTTGTGGCAACTGACAAAGTTGAAAAACGCGACGGTTCATTCTTCCATATCGAAACTGGTGAAGAACTTGAACAAGCCCCAGCTAAAATGTCTAAATCACTTAAAAACGTTGTTAACCCAGATGACGTCGTTGAACGTTACGGTGCGGATACTCTTCGTGTGTACGAAATGTTCATGGGACCACTTGATGCTTCAATCGCTTGGTCTGAAGAAGGTCTTGAAGGCTCACGTAAATTCCTCGACCGCGTCTATCGCTTGTTGACAACAAAAGAAATTGTTGCAGAAAACAATGGCAATTTGGATAAAGTTTACAACGAAACAGTCAAAGCTGTAACTGAACAACTTGAAGCCATGAAATTCAACACAGCTATCGCACAATTGATGGTATTTGTTAACGCAGCAAATAAAGAAGATAAACTCTTTGTTGACTACGCTAAAGGCTTTGTACAATTGTTAGCACCATTTGCACCACACCTTTCTGAAGAATTGTGGCAAACATTGACACAATCAGGCGAATCAATTTCATACGTTGCATGGCCAACATGGGACGAAGCAAAACTCGTTGAAAACAACGTTGAAATTGTTATCCAAATCAAAGGTAAAGTTCGTGCAAAACTTGTTGTACCAAAAGATTCAAGCCGTCAAGAACTTGAAAAACTTGCTCTTGCAAACGAAAAAATTCAAGATGAAATCGCTGGTAAAGACATTATCAAAGTGATTGCGGTACCTAATAAACTTGTAAACATTGTTGTAAAATAA
- the yjjU gene encoding Predicted esterase of the alpha-beta hydrolase superfamily, with the protein MSVGLVLEGGGMRGLYTAGVLDTFLDAGIKVDGVVSVSAGALFGVNFLSKQKGRALRYNKKYASNPGYMGLRSWLKTGNVVNKEFAYYKVPIELDVFDEKAFEKSGVPFYATVTNLATGKAEYHKVDNVFEQMELLRASSALPLASKIVEWQGNKYLDGGLSDSIPVDFAKSLVFDKLIVVLTRPIDYRKKPSNGHVYKLFYRKYPKFVEVASKRYQHYNDTIEYISNLENKGEVFAIRPSQNLEIGRLETNPDKYEEIYQIGVKDTKAIMEQLKDYLAND; encoded by the coding sequence ATGTCTGTTGGTTTAGTATTAGAAGGTGGCGGCATGCGCGGCTTGTACACCGCTGGTGTCTTGGATACTTTTTTAGATGCGGGAATTAAGGTGGACGGTGTTGTCTCGGTGTCTGCTGGCGCTCTTTTTGGGGTGAATTTTTTATCAAAACAAAAAGGAAGAGCCCTCCGTTATAATAAAAAATATGCCTCAAATCCAGGATACATGGGACTTCGTTCATGGTTAAAAACGGGAAATGTGGTCAATAAAGAATTTGCCTATTACAAAGTTCCGATAGAATTGGATGTTTTTGACGAGAAAGCTTTTGAAAAATCAGGTGTGCCTTTCTATGCAACGGTAACGAATTTAGCAACAGGAAAAGCTGAGTATCATAAGGTTGACAATGTTTTTGAACAAATGGAGTTGCTTCGTGCGAGTTCCGCACTGCCTTTGGCGTCAAAAATTGTTGAGTGGCAAGGCAATAAATACCTTGATGGTGGTCTGTCAGACAGTATTCCAGTTGATTTTGCCAAAAGCCTTGTTTTTGATAAATTGATTGTTGTTTTAACACGTCCAATTGATTACCGTAAAAAGCCAAGTAATGGTCATGTCTATAAACTTTTTTACAGAAAATATCCTAAGTTTGTAGAAGTCGCTTCAAAACGTTATCAACACTATAACGACACCATTGAATACATTAGCAATTTGGAAAATAAAGGCGAAGTTTTTGCCATTCGCCCAAGCCAAAATCTAGAAATCGGACGACTTGAAACCAACCCCGACAAATACGAAGAAATTTACCAAATCGGTGTCAAAGATACCAAAGCAATCATGGAACAATTGAAAGATTATTTAGCAAATGACTAA
- the nusG gene encoding Transcription antitermination protein NusG, whose translation MLDSFNKGWFVLQTYSGYENKVKETLLQRAQTYNMLDNILRVEIPTQTVNVEKNGKVKEVEENRFPGYVLVEMVMTDEAWFVVRNTPNVTGFVGSHGNRSKPTPLLEEEIRSILISMGQTVDVIDTNIKPGDVVQIIDGAFAGQEGRVVEIESNKVKLMINMFGTETQAELELYQIAEL comes from the coding sequence ATGTTAGATTCATTTAATAAGGGTTGGTTCGTTTTACAAACTTACTCTGGTTACGAAAACAAAGTTAAAGAAACATTGTTGCAACGTGCGCAAACTTACAATATGTTAGATAATATCTTGCGCGTTGAAATTCCAACACAAACAGTTAATGTTGAAAAAAATGGGAAAGTCAAAGAAGTTGAAGAAAATCGTTTCCCAGGTTATGTCTTAGTTGAAATGGTGATGACAGACGAAGCTTGGTTCGTTGTTCGTAACACACCAAACGTTACTGGATTCGTTGGGTCACATGGTAACCGTTCAAAACCAACACCACTTTTGGAAGAAGAAATCCGTTCAATTCTTATCTCAATGGGACAAACTGTTGATGTCATTGACACAAATATCAAACCAGGTGATGTGGTTCAAATCATCGACGGCGCCTTTGCAGGACAAGAAGGACGTGTTGTTGAAATTGAAAGCAACAAAGTGAAATTGATGATTAACATGTTCGGAACTGAAACACAAGCTGAATTGGAGCTTTACCAAATCGCTGAATTGTAA
- a CDS encoding Potassium voltage-gated channel subfamily KQT; possible potassium channel, VIC family: protein MRKQLFNIIEPSNNLTTIEKIYDVFMVCTIVVSLLPLTSKTTTSFYLTLEAITTIIFIIDYFLRFITADYKLNQGKLSFVKYPFTFLAITDLIAILSSVFFWNNTFKLLKIIRMVRTIRVFKLFRYSKSLNLLINVLKRQKESLFMAGALVITYIFISALVIFNVEPDTFKNFFNALYWSTISLTTVGYGDIYAISEIGKLITMISSILGVAIIAIPVSIMTAGYLEEIEKEDTESK, encoded by the coding sequence ATGAGAAAACAGCTTTTTAACATTATTGAACCTTCTAATAACCTAACAACCATTGAAAAAATTTACGATGTTTTTATGGTTTGTACTATCGTGGTTAGCTTATTGCCACTAACAAGTAAGACAACGACGTCATTTTATCTCACGCTTGAGGCTATCACAACGATTATTTTTATTATCGACTACTTTTTGCGTTTTATAACCGCCGATTATAAGCTAAATCAAGGAAAATTATCCTTTGTCAAATACCCTTTCACTTTCCTTGCTATTACTGACTTAATTGCCATTTTATCCTCTGTCTTTTTTTGGAATAATACCTTTAAACTGTTGAAAATCATTCGCATGGTTCGCACCATTCGCGTATTTAAACTTTTTCGTTATTCTAAAAGCCTTAATCTGCTGATAAATGTTCTCAAAAGACAAAAGGAATCACTATTTATGGCTGGTGCCTTGGTTATTACCTACATTTTTATCTCGGCACTGGTCATTTTCAATGTTGAACCAGATACCTTTAAAAACTTTTTTAATGCGCTTTATTGGTCAACCATTTCTTTGACAACGGTAGGTTATGGTGATATTTATGCTATTTCTGAAATTGGAAAATTAATCACAATGATTTCTTCTATCCTCGGCGTTGCTATCATTGCAATCCCTGTCAGCATCATGACTGCAGGCTACCTCGAAGAAATCGAAAAAGAAGATACCGAATCAAAATAG
- the oxlT gene encoding Major facilitator:Oxalate:Formate Antiporter: MKTNRYFIATCGVILHLMLGSTYAWSVYRNPIIAETGWDQSAIAFAFSLAIFCLGMSAAFMGQLVEKFGPRLTGSISAFLYALGNILTGLAIAKNSIVLLYLGYGIIGGIGLGAGYITPVSTIIKWFPDKRGLATGLAIMGFGFAALLTSPMAQWLIIHSGIINTFYILGIIYFVVMILVSQFIKLPTSKDFYVLSKDNLPTDITQSVSAKKALKTWDFYMLWIIFFINISCGLGLISVVAPMAQDLAGISASEAAIIVGIMGVFNGFGRLLWASLSDFIGRPLTFLILFIVNILMTIMIMLSHSPILFVISMAILMSCYGAGFSLIPPYLSDIYGAKELAILHGYILTAWAMAALFGPMLLATSYAITHTYTATLICFILLYLIALMLIIKLTNHHKTQKH; the protein is encoded by the coding sequence ATGAAAACTAATCGTTACTTCATCGCAACATGTGGTGTTATCTTACATTTAATGCTAGGCTCAACCTATGCTTGGAGCGTCTACAGAAATCCAATTATCGCAGAAACAGGATGGGATCAATCGGCCATTGCTTTTGCCTTCTCGCTTGCTATTTTTTGTTTAGGAATGTCCGCTGCTTTTATGGGACAACTCGTAGAAAAATTTGGTCCTAGATTAACTGGAAGTATATCTGCCTTTCTTTATGCCTTAGGCAACATATTGACTGGTTTGGCTATTGCAAAGAATAGTATTGTTCTGCTCTATCTAGGGTATGGAATTATTGGTGGAATCGGATTAGGTGCTGGGTATATTACACCTGTATCCACTATTATTAAATGGTTCCCAGATAAACGTGGTTTAGCTACTGGATTAGCTATTATGGGATTTGGTTTCGCAGCTCTTTTAACTAGTCCTATGGCACAGTGGTTAATAATACATTCTGGAATTATTAATACATTTTATATACTAGGAATAATATATTTCGTTGTAATGATTCTTGTTTCACAGTTTATCAAACTCCCTACAAGCAAAGATTTTTACGTTTTATCTAAAGATAATTTACCAACGGATATCACCCAAAGTGTCTCTGCTAAAAAAGCTTTAAAAACATGGGATTTCTATATGTTATGGATAATTTTTTTCATCAATATTTCTTGTGGACTGGGACTTATTTCAGTTGTTGCTCCAATGGCTCAAGATTTAGCTGGAATATCTGCTAGTGAGGCAGCAATTATTGTAGGAATTATGGGAGTTTTTAATGGTTTTGGAAGACTGTTATGGGCAAGTCTTTCAGACTTTATAGGTCGTCCTTTAACCTTTTTAATTTTATTCATTGTTAATATTCTTATGACAATAATGATCATGCTTTCCCATTCTCCAATATTATTTGTTATTTCAATGGCTATTTTAATGTCCTGTTATGGGGCAGGGTTCTCTCTAATTCCACCCTATCTCAGCGATATTTATGGCGCAAAGGAATTAGCCATTTTACACGGTTATATTTTAACAGCTTGGGCAATGGCTGCTCTTTTCGGACCAATGTTATTAGCAACGTCATATGCAATAACCCATACATACACCGCTACTTTGATTTGCTTCATCTTACTCTATCTTATAGCTTTGATGCTAATTATTAAGCTCACGAACCACCATAAAACTCAAAAACACTAA
- the yhcT gene encoding Similar to ribosomal large subunit pseudouridine synthase D, Bacillus subtilis YhcT type, which yields MTLSFTLKNPYPDCTVKKLLEEHLLIPRKIRHFLRTKKHLRINGEMINWQSLVKTGDMIHLIFDDDDYLKKEIPFGQAELVDCLYQDEHLIIVNKPEDMKTHGNDPNEIALLNHVSAYVGQTCYVIHRLDMETSGAVMFAKNPFVLPILNRLLENKDIAREYWALVQGKFEPKHQVFQDKIGRDRHDRRKRVVDRKNGQTALTIVDRLKVFPNGTLVKCCLKTGRTHQIRVHLSAHNHAIIGDPLYSKIPAKRLMLHAHKLCFTHPFTLEKISVEAKSQTFEAGLS from the coding sequence ATGACTTTATCATTTACGCTTAAAAATCCTTATCCAGACTGTACGGTCAAAAAACTTTTAGAAGAGCATTTGCTCATTCCACGAAAAATTCGTCACTTCTTGCGCACTAAAAAACATCTTCGTATCAACGGAGAAATGATTAATTGGCAGAGTTTGGTCAAAACTGGTGACATGATTCATTTAATTTTTGATGATGACGATTATCTCAAAAAAGAGATTCCCTTTGGACAAGCTGAGCTAGTTGATTGTCTTTATCAAGACGAACACCTCATCATCGTCAACAAACCAGAAGACATGAAAACCCATGGCAATGACCCCAATGAAATCGCTCTGCTTAACCACGTCTCTGCCTATGTCGGACAAACGTGCTATGTTATTCACCGTTTAGACATGGAAACTAGCGGAGCTGTCATGTTTGCCAAAAATCCTTTTGTCTTGCCAATCCTCAATCGCTTGCTAGAAAACAAAGACATTGCTCGCGAATACTGGGCTTTGGTGCAAGGAAAATTCGAACCCAAACACCAAGTCTTTCAAGATAAAATTGGGCGCGACCGTCATGACCGTAGAAAGCGCGTAGTTGACCGCAAAAATGGGCAAACTGCCTTAACCATCGTTGACCGCCTCAAAGTTTTTCCAAATGGAACTCTGGTTAAATGTTGCTTAAAGACGGGACGCACGCATCAGATTCGTGTGCACTTATCAGCTCACAACCATGCCATTATTGGCGACCCACTTTATAGCAAAATTCCTGCCAAACGTCTTATGCTACATGCGCACAAATTATGTTTCACACACCCATTTACCCTTGAAAAAATCAGTGTTGAAGCCAAATCTCAAACCTTTGAAGCAGGCTTATCATAA